One window of the Brachyhypopomus gauderio isolate BG-103 unplaced genomic scaffold, BGAUD_0.2 sc449, whole genome shotgun sequence genome contains the following:
- the LOC143506205 gene encoding 5'-AMP-activated protein kinase subunit beta-2-like yields the protein MGNTSDRVSGDRHGAKAHRSDSGGSHKDHEPSKMVDSTDDPNIFNTHGPDAKATGEKDFAPDLDDLVKTGPQARPTVIRWGGGGKEVYISGSFNNWNTKIPLNKSHNDFVAILELPEGEYQYKFFVDGQWVHDPSEPVVTSQMGTINNLIQVKKSDFEVFDALQVDSLECSDSSDLSSSPPGPYGQEVYVFRPEERFKAPPILPPHLLQVILNKDTNVSCDPALLPEPNHVMLNHLYALSIKDGVMVLSATHRYKKKYVTSLLYKPI from the exons ATGGGCAACACTAGTGACCGTGTGTCCGGGGACCGACACGGGGCCAAAGCCCACCGGTCAGACAGTGGTGGGAGCCACAAAGACCATGAACCTAGCAAGATGGTGGACAGCACAGATGACCCAAACATCTTCAACACTCATGGCCCTGATGCAAAA GCCACAGGGGAAAAGGACTTCGCTCCAGATCTAGATGATTTGGTAAAGACAGGCCCACAGGCTCGCCCTACAGTGATCCGGTGGGGAGGTGGTGGTAAAGAGGTCTACATTTCAGGCTCCTTCAACAACTGGAATACCAAGATCCCACTCAATAAAAG CCATAATGACTTTGTTGCGATCCTGGAATTACCTGAGGGGGAGTATCAGTACAAGTTCTTTGTGGATGGACAGTGGGTGCATGACCCTTCTGAG CCAGTGGTGACCAGTCAGATGGGCACCATCAATAACCTGATCCAGGTGAAGAAGTCGGACTTTGAGGTGTTTGACGCGCTGCAGGTGGACTCGCTGGAGTGTTCAGACTCCTCTG ACCTGTCCAGTTCTCCACCAGGACCGTACGGGCAGGAGGTGTACGTGTTCCGCCCAGAGGAGCGCTTCAAGGCCCCGCccatcctccccccacacctcctccaggtcATCCTCAACAAAGACACGAACGTGTCG TGTGATCCAGCACTGCTGCCTGAACCCAACCACGTGATGCTCAACCATCTGTATGCCCTCTCAATAAAG GATGGCGTGATGGTCCTCAGTGCGACTCACAGATATAAGAAGAAGTATGTCACCTCTCTGCTGTACAAGCCCATCTAG
- the LOC143506206 gene encoding uncharacterized protein LOC143506206, with the protein MAEKYYRFGQCSDMEENDNKTLESIEDDLEGLDIQVMTSQRKEELFSQQLVKQLDKGFSKKLKTVDRQFKSVKLSRTASQRGCYTGKMLYPTERDGTVPLTPSHRKMSNHKHRSRWVVSGHANKVNYIPLEASTSRTEEDSESLSSAKTGDGKEIRKQAKNKFKIPKRFCSLTRTMSGLLKSITKDQAVDSSE; encoded by the exons ATGGCTGAGAAATATTACAGATTTGGACAG TGTTCTGACATGGAGGAAAATGACAACAAAACTTTGGAGAGTATTGAGGATGATTTGGAGGGTTTGGATATTCAGGTCATGACATCCCAGAGAAAAGAAGAGCTGTTTTCACAACAACTGGTCAAACAACTGGATAAGGGCTTCTCCAAGAAACTAAAGACAGTTGACAGGCAGTTTAAGAGCGTGAAG TTGTCTAGGACAGCCTCTCAAAGGGGTTGTTATACTGGCAAGATGCTGTATCCCACTGAACGTGATGGCACAGTTCCTCTCACTCCAAGCCACCGCAAAATGTCCAACCACAAACACAGATCTCGTTGGGTCGTGTCTGGACATGCCAACAAAGTTAACTACATACCATTGGAGGCCTCCACGTCCCGTACAGAGGAGGATTCTGAGAGCCTCTCTTCAGCTAAAACTGGAGATGGCAAAGAAATTCGTAAACAGGCAAAAAATAAATTCAAGATCCCCAAAAGATTTTGCTCCCTCACCAGGACCATGAGTGGACTATTG AAGAGCATCACAAAAGATCAAGCAGTGGACTCATCAGAATAG